Below is a window of Leisingera sp. S132 DNA.
GCAGCTCCGGCGCCACGGCGCGGTAAAAGCCGGTCCAGTTGAATCGGCCGTCCGCGTGGTGGACCTCGCAGGCCACAGTGGCCATCAGCGCCACCTGATCCGTTTCGCCTTCGGTCAGCGCTGCGATGGTCTTTGCCAGGGTTTCGTAATCAACCTGCATGTGCAGCTCTCCTGAAACGTATTGAGGGGGCTGTCTGCCCCCTCTTGACCTCGCGGTCAATTCACCCCCGAGAGTATTTTGCAAAGGTGAAGATCACACCCGCTCGATGGCGATCGCCGTGCCTTCGCCGCCGCCGATGCAAATCGCGGCCACGCCGCGTTTCAGGCCGCGCTTTTCCAGCGCGTTCAGAAGGGTGACCATGATCCGCGCACCGGAGGCGCCGATCGGATGGCCCAGCGCGCAGGCGCCGCCGTTCACGTTCACCTTGTCGCGCGAGATGCCCATTTCATGCATGAAGGCCATCGGCACCACGGCAAAGGCCTCGTTCACTTCCCACAGATCAACATCCCCGACTGTCCAGCCGATGGACTTGAGCAGTTTCCGGGCGGCTGGCACAGGGGCGGTGGTGAACCAGCCCGGCGCCTGGGCGTGGCTGGCGTGGCCCAGGATGCGGGCGCGGACCTTCAGGCCTTTTGTCTCGGCGATTTCAGCAGAGGCCAGCACCAACGCCGCGGCTCCATCGGAAATGGAAGACGCATTGGCCGCGGTCACAGTGCCATCCTTGCGGAAAGCGGGTTTCAGCGTCGGGATCTTTTCCGGGCACGCCGATTTCGGCTGCTCATCCGCATCCGTCACCACTTCGCCCTTGCGGGTCTTCACGGTCACGGGCGCAATTTCACCGTCAAAGGCGCCGCTCTCCTGCGCTTCCAGCGCGTTGGACAACGACTTCAGAGCATATTCATCCTGGGCTTCGCGGGTGAACTGGTACTTTTCGGCGCAGTCCTCGGCAAAGGTGCCCATCAGGCGCCCCTTGTCATAAGCGTCTTCCAGCCCATCCAGGAACATGTGGTCGACCACCTGGCCGTGGCCGATCCGGGCGCCGCCGCGCATTTTGGGCAGTATGTAGGGCGCGTTGGTCATGCTCTCCATACCGCCGGCGACCATCGTCTCCGCATGGCCCAGCGCAATCTGATCGAAGGCGATCATCGCCGCCTTCATGCCGGAACCGCACATCTTGTTCAGCGTGGTGGCCGGAACATCCTCGCCCAGTCCCGCAGCAAATCCCGCCTGCCGTGCAGGCGCCTGACCCTGGCCTGCAGGCAGCACACAGCCCATCAGCACTTCATCCACGGTGGCAGTTCCAGCCCCTTCCAGGGCCGCACGGATCGCAGCACCGCCAAGTTCCGCAGCCGTCACGCCGTCATACATGCCCTGGAACCCGCCCATGGGTGTCCGGGCCGCTCCGGCGATAACAACATCTTTCATGCAATTTTCCTCCAATCGTCGAAATTATACCTACAGAAAAGTAAGCTTTGCGGTCTAGAGTGCTGTCTAATGACGTTACATCCCGGGGGATCAAAATGAGCCTGACGACCACCATGACGGACGGTGCACAGATCGTCAAAGTCAATGCCGAACGCATTGATGCCGCCATGGCTATCCAGTTCAAGGAAGACATGCGCACGGAAACCGAAGCCGGACCAGAGCGCGTCATTCTGGATCTGTCCGAGGTGCAGTTTATTGATTCCAGCGGGCTTGGCGCGATTGTCGCGGCCATGAAACAGCTGGGCGGCAGCCGCAGGCTGGACCTGGCCGGCCTGACCCCAATGGTGGAGAAGGTTTTCCGGCTGACCCGTATGGACACGATCTTCGACCTCTACAGTTCGCTGAGTGAAGCAACCGCCCCTGCCAGCGCAAACTCTTGAAGACGACTGCGCTGGCGGCGCAAAGCGAGAAATTGATGGTAAGAACCTTTGCCTGCTCGTTCACGGCCACTAATCTGGATGCCCGATCCGGCGTCTCATCCGTTGTGGACCGGCTGCGGACCCTGGGAATTCCAGCGGCCCGAGCGGACGAAGTGCAAATCGCGCTGACCGAGGCTGTCAACAACGTGGTCGAGCACGCGTATGCGGAGAATGACCCTGGGGATGTCCGAATACAGGCAAAACTCTCTCCAGAACACTTATGGGTCAGCATTCAGGACGCTGGTGCCCCCTACCCGAACGGAGAACTGCCAGAAGGCAAGCCTGCTGACGTCAATGTTCCTGCCAAAAATTTGCCTGAAGGCGGGTTTGGCTGGTTCCTGATCCGGGAACTCGCGAGTCAGGTTCAATATGAGCGTTCCGAAGGCAGCAACAACCTGACACTCTGTTTTGAGATCCAAGTCACCAGCCCTTCGGCTGAAGCCTGAGACAGATTTGGCGGACATCCCAGCTGAGTAGGCGCAACTTTAACGCTTTGCCACAATCACGCCGCATTCCCGGCCCACCGCAGCCCAATAGATATGCGAAACCTTACCTGTAGCTGAAACGAGCTTCCCCTGGTGCCGTGCGTTCTTGCCCCCACCAGAGCACGGCACCGGGGACACCTCTATACAGCCTTCGCCTCTCCCTTACCTATGTGACGCACCGTCTGCTTTGTGCTGGTTGCAATTTGATTTGCCTTCAGGCGGGTCATCTCTAGGCTTGGCGTGTCAAAACGGAAAGTGAGCCATGCGAGACTTCCATCTGCCCGGCCGTTCGGCTGTTTTTGCAGTTTCCGGAATGTGCGCCACCTCGCATCCGCTGGCGGCGCGGGTTGCTGTGGACATTCTGCAGCGCGGCGGCAATGCCATGGACGGGGCTTTGGCCGGAGCGGTCATGCTCGGCATCTGCGAGCCGCAAATGACGGGTATCGGTGGAGACTGCTTTGTGCTTCATTCAAGACCCGGGCATGGCATCCGGGCATGGAACGGGTCAGGGCGCGCACCTGCAGGTGCCAGTGCTGCGGACCTGCGAGCGCGGGGCCTGGCAGCGGTGCCGTTGACCAGCGCGGACGCAGTTACCATTCCATACTCCATGGATGCGTTTTGCTGTCTTGCGGAAACTGAGGGACGGTTAGGCCTGGACACGCTGCTGCAGCCCGCCATCCATTACGCCGAACATGGCGTTCCAGTTGCTCCCCGCACCGCTTTTGACTGGAAAAACAGTGCTGAAACCCTGCAAGGCGCAGCGCTCAAACATTACCTGAAAGACGGCCGCCCCCTGGGCACTGGAGAGGTGTTCCGCGCGCCGGGTCAAGCCGAAGTGCTGCGCCGGGTCGCTAAGAACGGGCGCGATGCGTTCTACTCTGGGGAAGTGGCTGAAGACATGATCGCTGCATTGTCAGCTTTGGGCGGTGCACACAACATTGGGGACTTTGAATCCGCGGCAAGTTTTGCCACATGTCCGGTTGAAGGCCACTACAAAGACAATTGTCTGGCCGAACACCCGCCCAACGGGCAAGGTGCGGCGGCAATCCTTCTCCTCAATATTCTCAAAAGCTTCGATCTTGGCAGCTTGGATCCTTTTGGGGCTGAGCGCGCGCACCTCGAAGCGGAGGCCGCCAAGCTGGCCTATGACGCACGTAACCGGTTTATTGCCGACGCGGATTACACCGCGCGGCTTGACCACATGCTTTCGGCTGAAACCGCTGCAAATCTTGCAGCTCTGATTGACCCGAAACGCGCGATGCCCGCCGCCGAACCGCTGACCGAAGCCGTGCACAAGGAAACCGTCTATATCACTGTCGTAGACAAAGACCGCATGGCCGTGTCTCTTATTTATTCGATCTTCCACGGGTTCGGCTCTGGTATCGCCTCGGAAAAGTTTGGCATTTTGCTTCAGAACCGCGGTGCCGGCTTTACGCTTGAGGCAGGTCATCCAAACGAATTTGGTCCCGGCAAACGGCCGATGCACACGATCATTCCGGCTATGCTGAAGAAGGGTGAAGACGTGATCATGCCCTTCGGCGTGATGGGCGGCGGATACCAGCCGACCGGCCACGCCAGGCTGGTATCAAACCTTTTGGATTTCGGTATGGACCTGCAAACCGCGATCGATGCCCCGCGGTGCTTCGCCGACAGTGGTATTTTGAAAGTTGAGCGCGGCTATTCTGACGCGGTCCGAAGGCAGCTGAGCGAGTTGGGGCACAAAGTTGAAACGCCGGACACGCCGCTAGGAGGAGCGCAAGCGATCCGCATCAGTGAATCAGGAGTGCTGGAAGGCGGCAGCGATCCGCGCAAGGACGGGTGTGCTTTGGGCTACTGATGCCTGCGGTTCGGCTCGAAAGAGCTGGATAAAGATATCAGTTCAGCTGGTAGTGCAAAGAATAGGCGCCACCGTCAAAATGACCAAACATCTCAGGCACATCGGGATGACCGACAGGCTCACCCGAGTAATCCGCAACAAGGTTCTGTTCGGAAACATAAGCAACATAGTAACTTTGGTCGTTCTCGGCCAAAAGATGATAAAATGGCTGGTCCTTGACTGGCCGGCTGTCTTCCGGGATCGCTTCGTACCATTCTTCGGTATTCGAGAACTCAGGATCCACATCAAAGACGACACCGCGAAAGGGATGCTTCCGGTGGCGGACGACCTGCCCAAGATTGTATTTTGCGCGTGTTCTCATCATGGTCTTTTAGCCCTCGTCCTATCTAAATAGCGCGTCCGTCGGGGAAAAGTCCAACTCTTGAGGCAAATTATCGGGGAAACAAACTGTGGAGACCGCTTTGACAGTAGCAAATGCCCCCTCTCTGACTGTTTCTGCCCCCTGTCTGGCAGAAGGGTGACAGCATGTTCTGGAGCCTCTTCGGATGGTGCGATTACGTTTACGGCAGATGTGCGCTGGGGTGCGAGGTTTTCCCGCAACTGAAGGGGCGACCGTTTCTGGAATTGTGATTTCCTCGCCTGCGGCAATCCGCTAAACTTGCCCCAAAACAAACCCAAAACAAAAATGGGCAGAGGCAATGAGCAGATTCATCAGCGCCCTCGTTCTCCTCATGGCGGTTGCGTCTTGCGGAGGCGGGCACAAAGCGCCACCGCGCGATTTGGATAACGCCTGCAGCATTATCCAGCAGCGCCCTGAATACCTGAAAGCTTTCCGCGCGACCCAGCGCCGCTGGGGTGTGCCGGTGCATGTGCAGATGGCAACTATCTATCACGAAAGCCGTTTCCGCGGCGATGCCAGGACACCGCATCAGTATTTGCTGGGGGTGATCCCGGTCGGGCGTCAGTCCAGCGCGTATGGCTACAGTCAGGCCCTTGACGGCACTTGGGACGATTACCGCAGCGACACCGGCCGGCGGCGCGCAAAACGCGACCGGATCGGTGATGCAGCGGATTTCATGGGCTGGTACATGCGCAAGAGCCTGGAGAAGAACGGCATCCCTCTTTACGATGCGCGGAACCAGTATCTGGCCTACCACGAAGGCCACAGCGGCTATGCCCGCGGCAGTTACCGCTCCAAAGCCTGGCTCATGCGCGTTGCCGGTCAGGTCGAAACGCGTGCCCAAACGTACCAGGCGCAGCTGGCCACCTGCCGCAAGTTCCGCTGAAACACGGCACGCAGGCTCTCTCGCCCGCTTAAGAGGCTTTCTTTATCCAGCCCTCAACCATTGGATCAAGCAGCGCGCAATGCGCGCTGCGGTTCCGCGGTTGTTTGGCCGTTGAAGCAGAGAGAACACAGTTAGGTGCTTGCCGCTGCAACAGAGCCAGCGCAGCGGGCTTCTCTTGGCGGGTGGCCTTGGCTCAGCGAGAGCGGCCGGTGGTCACGAATAGGCTTGAGGACAGCTTAACACCGGTTTCCATCGCGCCCAGGATAACGGTCGTCTGACCTCCGGCGCCGTCATGGATCACCCATTTGCGCAGTTCCACCGGACTGCCGGTGAACATCATTTCAATGCTGCCATAGTCCGGGTTTTCCGGGTCCTGCGCCCGAACAATTGTTGATGTGCCGTCAAAGCTGTGCCCAACCACCATGTTGGCTCGGCCCAGATCCACCCTGCGGTCCAAAATGATCGACAGCGGCGTCCTCTTCAGCGGATAGGTTTCAGGGGGCTGATTCGATTTCGGATCGTGGATCACCACCGCGCCCCCCCCGGCCACAACTGTGCCGCCACCTTTTCCGTCATATTCAAACCGCATCCGCCCGGGCCGGTGCATGTACAGCTTGCCGGTGGACAGGCTGCCGTCGTCATTGATTTGAGTAAAGGGTGACGACGCCGTTGAGATCCCATTCAAGTACCGGGAAATCTCATTGAGGCTTAGTTTCTCTGCCGCCCAGGAGGCCGGGGCCATGAAGGTCAGCGCAAGCGCAAGTGCAATCCGTTTCATGGCCTCAACATAGGTGTGCTGCTGCAGAAGTGAAGATGCCGGAGACACGAAGGCTCCGGCATCGGCAGGAATTCGTCAGCTTACTGTTCGGGAACCAGAATTTCCCGTTTGCCGACGTGGTTGGCGGCTGAGACGACACCTTCGTCCTCCATCTGCTCCACCAAACGCGCGGCCTTGTTGTAGCCGATCGCCAGCTTTCGCTGGATGTAGGAGGTGGAGCACTTGCGGTCTTTGATCACAATGGCAACCGCCGTGTCATAGAGCGCGTCCTCGGTGTCGGTATTGCCGCCGGTGTTCAGCCCCAGCACCGCGTCGATATTGTCGGCTTTGTCCTCATCCGGGCCATCCAGCACACTGCCCACATAATCCGGCGGGCCGAATTGCTTGAGGTGGTTGACCACTTCTTCGACCTCTTCATCCGAACAGAACGGGCCGTGGCAGCGGGTGATCTTAGCACCGCCCGCCATATACAGCATGTCACCCATGCCCAAGAGCTGCTCGGCACCCATCTCACCGAGAATGGTGCGGCTGTCGATCTTGGAGGTCACCTGGAAGGAAATCCGGGTCGGGAAGTTGGCTTTGATGGTGCCGGTGATCACATCGACCGAGGGGCGCTGGGTTGCCATGATCAGGTGGATGCCAGAGGCCCGCGCCATCTGCGCCAGGCGCTGGATGCAGGCCTCGATTTCCTTGCCGGCTACCATCATCAGGTCCGCCATCTCGTCGACGATCACCACGATGTAAGGCAGCGCCTTGGGTTCGAACTCTTCGGTCTCGAACACCGGTTCGCCGGTGTCGTCGTCAAACCCGGTCTGCACCGTGCGTGAGAACAGCTCGCCCTTGGCCAGCGCCTCCTTCACACGGCCGTTGTAGCCGGCGATGTTGCGCACCCCCATCTTGGACATCTTGCGGTAGCGGTCCTCCATCTCGCCCACCACCCACTTGAGGGCAACAACCGCCTTCTTCGGGTCGGTCACAACGGGCGAGAGCAGATGCGGGATGCCGTCATAGACGGACAGTTCCAGCATCTTGGGGTCAATCATGATCAGGCGGCATTCATCGGGCGTCAGCTTGTACAGCAGCGACAGAATCATCGTATTGATCGCCACCGATTTACCGGAGCCGGTGGTGCCTGCAATCAGCAGGTGGGGCATCTTGGCGAGGTTTGCCACCATGGCGTCGCCGCCGATGTCCTTGCCCAATGCCAGCGGCAGCGCGTGGTTGCCGTCACCAAAATCGCGGGAGGAGAGGATTTCGCGCAGGACAACTTTCTCGCGCTTATCATTCGGCAGTTCGATGCCGATCACGGTGCGGCCCGGCACGGTTGAAACCCGGGCCGACAGCGCCGACATCGACCGTGCAATGTCATCGGCCAGGCCGATCACGCGGGAGGCCTTGAGACCCGGCGCGGGCTCCAGCTCATACATGGTGACAACGGGACCCGGGCGAACCGAGACGATCTCGCCTTTCACGCCATAGTCGTCCAGCACCGTCTCCAGCATCCGGGCGTTTTCTTCCAGTGCCTCATCGCTCAGGTGGTGGCGTTCGATGCTGACCGGGTTGGTCAGCAGGCTCAGCGGCGGCAGTTCGAAATCGCTGTCACTGTCGTCGAAGGCCAGGTTGGGCTGGGCTTCCGCCTTGGCCCGCGCGGAGGGCTGCACCGGCTTGCGCGCCGGTTTCTCCACCACCGCCTTGCGCGGCTCTGCCACCGGCAGATCGACGGTCAGCCGCGGCCCGGGGGCCTTGGCCGCCTGGGGGGCATCCTGAACAGGCGCCGCCGCGCCCGGCAGAGACTCGGCCGGCACGTGGTCCGGCGTCAGCATCCGGGGCGTGTCGTCGCCGAAGCCGGCGCGGGCATCCTCTTCCTGCGCGTGCGCTTCCGGTGCGTTCGGAACAAAGGTTTCAGCCTCTGCCGCCTGCCAGGACAGCGGCGGCTCGTCCGGCACCGGCGGCACCGGCATTTGCGCAGCGGTCAGCGGCGGCTCGGCTGGCAGGCTGCCCTGTGCGGCTGCAGGGTTGAAAATCAGAGGCGCGGGACGCTGGCCGCGGCCCTTGGTCAGCGGCAGGTTCGGGTCCAGCTCCGGCGGTGTATCGGCGGCGCGGCGGATCCGCACCGCATTTGCGATTTTCCTGGAAATGCGGTCTTCGCCGCCAATCCCGTCGCTTGTATGCCCCTCTTCGTTCTCAAAATCAGCCGCAGCAGCATATGCGTCTTCCGGAGCTGCGGCAGAAGGCCCTGCCCGGCGGATCAGGCTGGGCACACGCGACAACAAGCCGCCCCTGGCCGGGGCTTCAAGCTCTTCCCCGCTGTCGTCAGCCGAAAAGGCTTCATCGGGATAGTCCTCGAACATGTCTGGATCCGAATCTGCGACTGCATAGACATCCTCATCCCCAGAGCCTGCGCGTTCTGCCCGCTCCCTGCGGTATGTCATTGCAGCTTGCAGCCCGCTGGAAGCACCGCGGCCAAGCAGAGCTGCTATCGCGCCGTATCCAAGAATGAGGCCAATTGTAACCTTGTTCAGTCCTTTTTTGACCTCAGGCCAGGTGAAGCCCAGCACCACGCAGCCAAGCGCCAGCATGCCTGCAGCGCTCAGCAGGGACATGATCTTGACCATGAAGTGCAGGCCTACCGGCAACAGCGCCAGCAGCGCGCCCAGGAAGGTGTAGCCAACCATTCCGCCGAGGCCGAAGTCATAATTCTGCTGCCAGCTGGTGCTGGCATTCAGAGTTTCCATGTGCAGGGACACAACCAGCAGCCAGGGCACCGACAGCAGGAGCGGCCAGACCACGCGGTCCTCGCCCCGGTGCAGCACAAACCGCAGGCCCCAGGCCGCCAGGAACAGCGGCATCGCCCAGCTTGCCTTGCCGAACAGGGTGATCAGGATAAAGGAGACAGAAGCGCCCGGGCGGCCCAGCCAGTTCTGCACTGGCGCGTCTGTGGACACCGTCCAGTTCGGGTCTTCAGGCGTGTACGAGCCGAGCATGGCCGCAACCATCAGCCCCACCAGGATCAGGGCAATCCCGATCAGTTCCTTGCCGCGCTTTTCAATGGCTGCCTGCATATTGCTGTCGAGCAGCGGATCGCGGCTGCGGGTTTGAAATGCCATGCCTACCTCAGTTCCGTTTCATTCGCCCCCGCCCCGCTGTTCACCGCAAGGTCAAAGGCCTGTCCGTTCTTGGTTTTGGCTGCGCGGCCCCCAGCCAAGGGCCGCTCAGCAGAATTCAGTAAAGACAGCCGCGCAGCGTGCTCAGCGCCTCGCGGGTGTCCTCTGCGGGGGCGACCAGCGCCACCCGGATGTATGTCTCGCCCGGGTTCTGGCCCGGTGCACCTTGCGCCAGATAGGCGCCGGGCAGCACCCGCACCCCGGTTTCACTCCACAGCTTCAGCGCGGCCTGCTCGCCGTTTTCCACCGGAAGCCAAAGGAAGAAGCCCGCTTCTGGCGCCATGTAGCCGTTGAGGCCGTCAAAAACCTCATCCGCAATTTTGTACTTTGCCTGATAGAGCGCACGATTCTCTTCCACGTGCGCCTCATCCGCCCAGACCCGGGCGGCGGCGGCCTGCAAGGGCCCCGGCAGCGGCGCACCGGAATAGGCGCGCAGCTGTTTGACCCGCTTGAGGGTCTCCGGCCCGCCGGCAATCAGCCCGGAGCGCAGCCCCGGCAGGTTCGAACGTTTCGAGAGCGAGTTGAACAGCACCACCCGTTCGGGGTCGGCACCCAGTTCCTGCGCAACGGTCAGCGCACCCACGGGGGCCTCATCGCGGTAGATTTCGGAGTAGCATTCGTCCGCGAAGATGCGGAAATCGTATTTTTCCGCCAGCTGGATCAGCCGGGTCCAGTACGCGCGCGAGGCCACAGCGCCCTGCGGGTTTGCGGGCGAACAGATGTAGGCGACCGCCGTGCGGTTCAGAACATCCTCCGGCAGGTTTTCATAGTCCGGCAGATGGCCGGTCGCTGCTGTCGCAGGCACAAACACAGGCTCTGCCCCGACAGAAATCGTCGCCACCATATAGACCTGGTAGAAGGGGTTCGGGATCAGCACCACAGGCTTCTGCCCGTTCTTCTGCTCCGGGCATAGTGCCATCGCGGCATTGTACAGACCCTCGCGGGTGCCGTTCAGCGCCATGATCTGCGTCTCGGGGTCCGTGGTCACACCATAGCGGCGGTGGATCCAGTCCGAAATCGCACCGCGCAGTTCCGGCGTGCCGTCATTGTTGGGGTACTGGTTAAATCCGGCGGCGGTTTCTGCAATGACATCCGTAACCCAGGCCGGAAACGCATGCTTGGGCTCGCCAATGGTCATATGCACCACATCCCCGCCGGGGGTGTGGTGGTCCAACAGCGCTCTCAGGCGCGGAAACGCATAGGCTGGCAGGTTCGAAAACCGCTCAGGAAAATCCATATCTTATGCCTCAGTCACGGGATCATTGGCGCCCCGTTTGCGCATCAGGTTACAGGGGGCGGGCGGACGCGTCCACCCGGTGATGCGGTCGTCGGGCCGAATGTGGCTTTCAGGCCAAGGCAGCCTCGATCGCGGCGCCGATGCGCAGCAGGGCCTCCTCGCAGTCCGGCTGCCCTAGAACCTGCAGCCCGCAGCTGGGGATGCCGGTGGGCAGCGACAGGCCGCACAGCCCCATCAGATTGCCGATCCGGGTGTTGCGCAATGCCATCAGGTTGGAACGGACGTAATAGTCGTGATCGCTTTGCAGCCGGTCCAGGTTGGGCGGCAGGATTGGCGAGACAGGGCTGAGCACTGCGTCAAATCCGGCCACCGCCTGATCCCAGGCCATCCGGCACTGCTCCAGCTTGGCCCAGGCCGCAACATAATCCGGT
It encodes the following:
- a CDS encoding acetyl-CoA C-acyltransferase; its protein translation is MKDVVIAGAARTPMGGFQGMYDGVTAAELGGAAIRAALEGAGTATVDEVLMGCVLPAGQGQAPARQAGFAAGLGEDVPATTLNKMCGSGMKAAMIAFDQIALGHAETMVAGGMESMTNAPYILPKMRGGARIGHGQVVDHMFLDGLEDAYDKGRLMGTFAEDCAEKYQFTREAQDEYALKSLSNALEAQESGAFDGEIAPVTVKTRKGEVVTDADEQPKSACPEKIPTLKPAFRKDGTVTAANASSISDGAAALVLASAEIAETKGLKVRARILGHASHAQAPGWFTTAPVPAARKLLKSIGWTVGDVDLWEVNEAFAVVPMAFMHEMGISRDKVNVNGGACALGHPIGASGARIMVTLLNALEKRGLKRGVAAICIGGGEGTAIAIERV
- a CDS encoding ATP-binding protein; protein product: MVRTFACSFTATNLDARSGVSSVVDRLRTLGIPAARADEVQIALTEAVNNVVEHAYAENDPGDVRIQAKLSPEHLWVSIQDAGAPYPNGELPEGKPADVNVPAKNLPEGGFGWFLIRELASQVQYERSEGSNNLTLCFEIQVTSPSAEA
- a CDS encoding outer membrane lipoprotein carrier protein LolA, whose translation is MKRIALALALTFMAPASWAAEKLSLNEISRYLNGISTASSPFTQINDDGSLSTGKLYMHRPGRMRFEYDGKGGGTVVAGGGAVVIHDPKSNQPPETYPLKRTPLSIILDRRVDLGRANMVVGHSFDGTSTIVRAQDPENPDYGSIEMMFTGSPVELRKWVIHDGAGGQTTVILGAMETGVKLSSSLFVTTGRSR
- a CDS encoding STAS domain-containing protein, encoding MSLTTTMTDGAQIVKVNAERIDAAMAIQFKEDMRTETEAGPERVILDLSEVQFIDSSGLGAIVAAMKQLGGSRRLDLAGLTPMVEKVFRLTRMDTIFDLYSSLSEATAPASANS
- a CDS encoding gamma-glutamyltransferase family protein: MRDFHLPGRSAVFAVSGMCATSHPLAARVAVDILQRGGNAMDGALAGAVMLGICEPQMTGIGGDCFVLHSRPGHGIRAWNGSGRAPAGASAADLRARGLAAVPLTSADAVTIPYSMDAFCCLAETEGRLGLDTLLQPAIHYAEHGVPVAPRTAFDWKNSAETLQGAALKHYLKDGRPLGTGEVFRAPGQAEVLRRVAKNGRDAFYSGEVAEDMIAALSALGGAHNIGDFESAASFATCPVEGHYKDNCLAEHPPNGQGAAAILLLNILKSFDLGSLDPFGAERAHLEAEAAKLAYDARNRFIADADYTARLDHMLSAETAANLAALIDPKRAMPAAEPLTEAVHKETVYITVVDKDRMAVSLIYSIFHGFGSGIASEKFGILLQNRGAGFTLEAGHPNEFGPGKRPMHTIIPAMLKKGEDVIMPFGVMGGGYQPTGHARLVSNLLDFGMDLQTAIDAPRCFADSGILKVERGYSDAVRRQLSELGHKVETPDTPLGGAQAIRISESGVLEGGSDPRKDGCALGY
- a CDS encoding lytic transglycosylase produces the protein MSRFISALVLLMAVASCGGGHKAPPRDLDNACSIIQQRPEYLKAFRATQRRWGVPVHVQMATIYHESRFRGDARTPHQYLLGVIPVGRQSSAYGYSQALDGTWDDYRSDTGRRRAKRDRIGDAADFMGWYMRKSLEKNGIPLYDARNQYLAYHEGHSGYARGSYRSKAWLMRVAGQVETRAQTYQAQLATCRKFR
- the hspQ gene encoding heat shock protein HspQ, yielding MMRTRAKYNLGQVVRHRKHPFRGVVFDVDPEFSNTEEWYEAIPEDSRPVKDQPFYHLLAENDQSYYVAYVSEQNLVADYSGEPVGHPDVPEMFGHFDGGAYSLHYQLN
- a CDS encoding DNA translocase FtsK — encoded protein: MAFQTRSRDPLLDSNMQAAIEKRGKELIGIALILVGLMVAAMLGSYTPEDPNWTVSTDAPVQNWLGRPGASVSFILITLFGKASWAMPLFLAAWGLRFVLHRGEDRVVWPLLLSVPWLLVVSLHMETLNASTSWQQNYDFGLGGMVGYTFLGALLALLPVGLHFMVKIMSLLSAAGMLALGCVVLGFTWPEVKKGLNKVTIGLILGYGAIAALLGRGASSGLQAAMTYRRERAERAGSGDEDVYAVADSDPDMFEDYPDEAFSADDSGEELEAPARGGLLSRVPSLIRRAGPSAAAPEDAYAAAADFENEEGHTSDGIGGEDRISRKIANAVRIRRAADTPPELDPNLPLTKGRGQRPAPLIFNPAAAQGSLPAEPPLTAAQMPVPPVPDEPPLSWQAAEAETFVPNAPEAHAQEEDARAGFGDDTPRMLTPDHVPAESLPGAAAPVQDAPQAAKAPGPRLTVDLPVAEPRKAVVEKPARKPVQPSARAKAEAQPNLAFDDSDSDFELPPLSLLTNPVSIERHHLSDEALEENARMLETVLDDYGVKGEIVSVRPGPVVTMYELEPAPGLKASRVIGLADDIARSMSALSARVSTVPGRTVIGIELPNDKREKVVLREILSSRDFGDGNHALPLALGKDIGGDAMVANLAKMPHLLIAGTTGSGKSVAINTMILSLLYKLTPDECRLIMIDPKMLELSVYDGIPHLLSPVVTDPKKAVVALKWVVGEMEDRYRKMSKMGVRNIAGYNGRVKEALAKGELFSRTVQTGFDDDTGEPVFETEEFEPKALPYIVVIVDEMADLMMVAGKEIEACIQRLAQMARASGIHLIMATQRPSVDVITGTIKANFPTRISFQVTSKIDSRTILGEMGAEQLLGMGDMLYMAGGAKITRCHGPFCSDEEVEEVVNHLKQFGPPDYVGSVLDGPDEDKADNIDAVLGLNTGGNTDTEDALYDTAVAIVIKDRKCSTSYIQRKLAIGYNKAARLVEQMEDEGVVSAANHVGKREILVPEQ
- a CDS encoding aminotransferase class I/II-fold pyridoxal phosphate-dependent enzyme, coding for MDFPERFSNLPAYAFPRLRALLDHHTPGGDVVHMTIGEPKHAFPAWVTDVIAETAAGFNQYPNNDGTPELRGAISDWIHRRYGVTTDPETQIMALNGTREGLYNAAMALCPEQKNGQKPVVLIPNPFYQVYMVATISVGAEPVFVPATAATGHLPDYENLPEDVLNRTAVAYICSPANPQGAVASRAYWTRLIQLAEKYDFRIFADECYSEIYRDEAPVGALTVAQELGADPERVVLFNSLSKRSNLPGLRSGLIAGGPETLKRVKQLRAYSGAPLPGPLQAAAARVWADEAHVEENRALYQAKYKIADEVFDGLNGYMAPEAGFFLWLPVENGEQAALKLWSETGVRVLPGAYLAQGAPGQNPGETYIRVALVAPAEDTREALSTLRGCLY